CTGTGTTAACAAGTGTACCATCAGCCTGTAGTAGTTTACCAAACATGGTACTGTATCCTGTTTCATCAACCCTGAACTACAATCTCCACGTATTGCTCTGTAACCTGTGCGGTTTTATGTTGCTCATTTTACAATCACTTGTTGATGCTGGACCTCTTCAAAGACACTGTCCTCAGGTAAACAAGAGTCAGTCTCttacaggaggaaaaaaaattaaaatatatatatatatatatcaataaatatatatatatatatatatatatatatatctcaataaATATAGTCTATCAACTCATTCACGTTTCCAGTCATTGTTCTTTTGAGGTTTTGTTACCAACCTAGGAAATGTTCACTACTGATGGTATGACTAATAATGCTTGTAAACTCAATTGATCTTTTAATTAATGGTGTAATAGCTCATGTCATTAGATTAGAACGGTAACATCAGTTTTAAATGTCAGACATTACAGTGTGACGTTATTGCATTACGTAGGAAGTGCCTTCTCATTTATTCATCATTCCACTCATGGGGAACATTTACATTAGTTTTTAGTTGCTGCAGAGCATCTTGTGCATTGTCTTGGCAGCCCTTTAATCTAGAATGTACTATAACAATCACTACACTGCAGTGAATGAGTCAACAAGACCTTGAATGCTCATGTTACACAACACTCGGGCCgcagtttgcacacacacacacacacacacatcctggtCTACTGTAGACAACCAAAAAGGTCAGGCGTTCTGAAGGTGAACTGCAGTCGCCATAGAAACCAATGTTGACTCCCCTGTCTCCTAGCAACGGGATGTAGAGTGATGTCAATGGAAAGCGTGCTATTTTCTcctgctgactgtgtgtgtgtgtgtgtgtctctgctctccTGTGGGGATAGATGGGACGTGATGCTGACATCCCATAGAAGACAAAAGGCGAGGGTGAACTAAAACGGCTGTCCGAGGATGATGAATTATGGGCCAATTAAGGATGCAATTATGCTCccggtgctttttttttttttttggtctcccAACTCCAAATCGTCCTCCGCATCTGCATATAACTTCAAATTTGCTCCGATAGGTTTGACAGTGGGTGTACGGAAGATGGATGATATTAGACACATGAGAGCATCACTTCACGAGTGTGTCTTTGGATTTTCCTGTTATTAGATTTGGACCTGAAAGACTGATTGTCTTAGTCACGGAATAGCTGAATGGGTGGCGAGGAAACCTTCGGGGAAACTCACCGTCCTGCCCAAGAGCGCTGTGGAAGTGTCTGTGGAGGAAAAATAGCTCCCTCTCTGTGAACACACATAAAGACTGTCACATCTAAATGTGGGCCAAATTGCATGCAGACTAATAGGATCAACAAGGCAGTGTAATTATCTTATCTGGCTCGGTGGCTTTTTCAATAAAGACAGCAGGTAATCCCGAGGTTACACGGGGACAAAGTCAAAGACTACGATGAATTATATAGCAGGACAGTGAGCTCTGTGGAAGTGGAGCCTCCTTTTCGTCTCTGGCCATTTAAATGTCTCTGAATGCTTTAGACAGGACAACTAACAACTGCCGgggatgaaataaaaaaaatgatttttttgtgTTCCAACAgcctaaattaatatttgtgtgAGCATGCTCAGTGTATGGCGCTCTGAGTGACGACAGAAAAAacagacctgtgccaccactgTGACAGACACACTAAGGAAGAAGCCTTCCAACAGGACCGGAGCTATAAATAACTCTACGGCAGCGCTGCAATATTAGTGGATGGATTAGGAGAGAACAGTCACTGCCTATTTATAAACCCAATGCAGTCAAACCTCTTCATCGTGGGTGATTCATAGTGAGTACTGAATAGGTGGGAATACAATTGAATTCACAGTTTAGATGAAGTCTATTTTTGTCATAAATATTGCCTTTTTCGTTCCATATTTGGAGTTCATTTGTCCTCTACATTGAGTCATATAGCCAACATAGATTTCCAGACTGCAGTGAAGCTCTACAGAACCTGATAGCCAGGGTAACGTCAGAGGCAGGTGAGGGACTAGTCATGCATCATGCATCAGGGAAAATGTCTTCAGAGATAATCCTGTCTCTCAGCATCCTGCTGCCACCTAGAGGTCAGCAGATGTCTTTATGGATGTGATTGAACATGTCAATGTCAAACACTGAAttcttattttcacatttctctTGAGCACTAGGTTAAAGCCacatttttaaatctaaaatacaAACATCTTTGCAAATAAGTGAAAAGGAGGAGAGCATATGAATGTAATGTGTCATTATTAGCCACGCGTTCTAACATCCGTCCTCGTCTACAGAAAGACTGTATTCACAAACACAGATTATTATATAACTCTATTGCACTtgctgacaaaaataaatgtgttctaaGCTACAAATCAAGcacaaataagaaaaagaaaagtaaccCAGCAAGACTACATGTTTATTTAGAAATCACATCAGAGAAAACCTTGCTATAGCCATTCAAGAAGAAACCTTATTTTCTCAATCCTCcaatacagaaaatatacaataaGATAAATGTATcagtcaataaaataataatcatatggagtaaagcaaataaaaacaatgccCTATCAATAAAATGGTAAAAGTGAACAACAAAATGATGATGACATAATTCTGCCCCCGGCCATTGACTTGACACTGCATGGACTTGGGGATATGGATACTGTCAGTGtgttctctctttgttttgcagAAAGGACAGCGAGTCATGACTGGACCATTCTGGTAACGCCTGCAGGCATGCACACTCTGAAATGGCACAATACAACCCACTCCAAAAAATAACCTAAAATGTCAGGGACAAtgagatgttgttgtttttttgttacaatttgacattttgattgaAATCTCCACAGGACACGATGATATAAAATGGAGGCTCTGGCATAGTCAAAGGACAAAGACTCCACTTTAAAGCCTAGAACTCCATTAAAGTTTGCTTGGCTTTGTGTTGTAAGAAACAAGTCATCTTATGACAGAATGTGCCCAAAGCCTAGGACTATAAAAGACGGAGGATGGGTCACCGTCCCGAAAGTAGttcaacaataaaacatgttgaaagATATGGAGCGCAGTCAAACTAAGGCttgaattaaacatattttcagTGTGTTGTTTCCAACATTGTAATGTATTAACAAGAAAGAGAatgtctgttgtttttatccCCCACAGACTGTCCATAAACTCGTCTCCCAGAACTCACCACTTTCAAACGCTTGCATGACCCATCCTCTCATAATCATGCCCTTAAAGTGGCAGGCAGCCAAAGAATGTTTCCATCACGTCTCAAGACCCGTTCCTCCTCCGCCACACTGAAGACACATGGCTGGAAGGTACATGCTCTTCATAGGTCACCAAAGTGACACGTCTCCCTTCACACGGCTCACCGCGCAGACACGGAATCCACGGTAACAGATAAAGAGTGGGACGACTGAATTCAATTGTAGGATGGATTGTACGACTTTGTGCTGTTCAGGAAATCAACTCCACACTATTGACGGGACACTTAACGCTCCtttctgtacattttaaaaatgtaacggCCATCCAAATAAATGCACATCATGTGAGCCAGGTCCAAATAAAGTTCCTGTCATGGTCAAACACCTCAATACTTAAATATTGACTTAAATATGACATCATCCTCTGCGGTCCTTATGGTATCATTTGGACATTCAGACAATTATTACACAACTGACTAATAAAAGGTAACTGATATAGAAATAACAACTATCATGGTCCTAATTGCATCCAGTGCTCACGAGAGACTAACACAAACGTCACAACAAAGAAGCACAAGCCCCACGTAAGCAATATGTAGAGTGACACCTCCATCAGTTCATTTATCATTGCTGTGCAGAGTGGGCTGGCTGGATAAACACACCCAGCTCTACTGCCTCCAGTTgtctaaataaacaaaacaaccatgtgatgtttttgttttgtgactgaCCACGTCTTTAGTTACCATATGAAAAAGTGTGGAGCATGCCATGTGAGGTGGTGAAGATtctgtgtgagcgtgcatgaaCACTTCCACAAGTGTAGTTACAGCTCCCTATCTGTGTCCCCAGCTGTTTTCGGGGTGGAGCCCGGTGACACATAAATAAGAAAGTACTTTGGGGAAGCCTATTCAGCAGGAGGGGAGCCAGCAAACCAAACTTCTAATcagcagaggtcaaaggtcatagGCTAGAGAACGGGAAGGGGTGACGCCAAAACTTCGCTGACCACTAAGTCTGCAGGTGGTGGTGTGCAGCGCAAGGGGATAAAGGAGAGGGATAGGAGGACATGGGAGTGAGCTTTCTCACACAAGTTAATCCAAGGTTAGGGGCTCATGAGTTGTCTGAGGGGACGTGCTCCTCAAAGCCCTCGCTCTCCCTAACCAGCGCCCTCTCCAGGATGACACGTCCCTCCTTGTAGCGCTGACTGTCCTCTGTAGCAAACTCATAGATCCAACCCAGCTTGCTGTTGCAGTTCTTGCAGCTGACGTCCCTCACCATGTGTCTGCCGGTAAGCATCACTCTGTCCTGCACCTCGCTATACTGGAGGTTCACCACCTGTGGAGTTGAGACACAAGTGCACAAATGTAGAACTAGATACTGAATCGGTGTACCCCCGTTGTATTTAGGAGTAAACATCATA
The genomic region above belongs to Cyclopterus lumpus isolate fCycLum1 chromosome 22, fCycLum1.pri, whole genome shotgun sequence and contains:
- the LOC117725350 gene encoding protein yippee-like 5 — encoded protein: MGRIFLDHIGGTRLFSCANCDTILTNRSELISTRFTGATGRAFLFNKVVNLQYSEVQDRVMLTGRHMVRDVSCKNCNSKLGWIYEFATEDSQRYKEGRVILERALVRESEGFEEHVPSDNS